One region of Labrus bergylta chromosome 23, fLabBer1.1, whole genome shotgun sequence genomic DNA includes:
- the LOC110000979 gene encoding apoptosis facilitator Bcl-2-like protein 14, translated as MANGHVEIYDPISNQKNLKSSTDCDTKSTSDTDSMEDTTEFRLLMAYAKRRHSNKEGEPKLVGQCGVPGNDEKTTKTVEDEPEKKKKKKKKGGKKLKVLRRILSCISPQTKLAEHSPTAGEPDVNFRCGVPREDPKEEEERLEEAVSRLSEIADDIQFIRPEIEVDSPDDVEKVIGLLLREAGDRLNDQNEELKQTISRIFWNYDFFKRLISAFLNSMGLLPSNRETPGPQTSPKKQIAATCEVTSRLTAADTLPMNRLLGLGARYLQEHYSNWATEQGGYEEAFYSENEDEGEDDTQ; from the exons atggcaAACGGTCACGTGGAAATCTACGACCCCATCTCCAACCAAAAGAACCTCAAAAGCAGCACAGACTGCGATACTAAATCTACCTCAGACACAGACAGCATGGAGGACACCACAGAGTTCAGACTCCTCATGGCCTACGCAAAGAGGAGACATTCAAACAAGGAGGGAGAGCCTAAACTAGTGGGCCAGTGTGGCGTACCTGGAAACGACGAGAAAACCACAAAGACTGTTGAGGACGAGccggagaagaagaagaagaagaagaagaagggggggaaGAAATTGAAAGTTCTGCGGAGAATTTTGAGCTGCATCAGTCCTCAGACAAAACTCGCAGAACATTCCCCGACTGCTGGGGAACCTGATGTCAACTTTCGCTGTGGTGTTCCAAGAGAAG atccaaaagaagaagaagagagattGGAAGAGGCAGTAAGCAGACTGAGCGAAATCGCAGATGACATCCAGTTCATCCGTCCAGAAATCGAGGTTGACTCGCCAGACG ATGTGGAGAAAGTTATCGGCCTGCTGCTGAGGGAGGCTGGAGACAGACTGAACGACCAG AACGAGGAGCTGAAACAGACTATTTCGAGGATATTTTGGAACTACGATTTCTTTAAGAGGTTGATATCGGCGTTCCTCAACAGTATGGGACTCCTGCCCTCCAACCGGGAAACCCCGGGGCCTCAGACATCACCCAAAAAACAGATCGCTGCGACCTGTGAG GTCACTAGTCGTCTGACAGCAGCTGACACGCTGCCCATGAACCGGCTGCTCGGCCTCGGAGCCAGATATCTGCAGGAGCATTACTCAAACTGGGCGACGGAGCAGGGCGGATAT GAGGAAGCTTTCTACAGTGAGAACGAGGATGAGGGCGAGGATGACACGCAGTGA